The region TCTTTAAGGCAgtggttttcaaacttttttcaatcaTGTACCACTTTTGAATTGTCTCTTTAATTCacgtaccccctgaccagcgctaataatttttggtagaaaagaaaaagtctatataaagaggaacagtacagcgctgtcagAGATAGATTTTCTCTGGcaacaacagccttgtacctgaaaaacatttaaatgctgatgagaaagggagacaaaaactgtaaaaaagacaaaaccttggaaaaagatggtagaaagaaggaaggaaggaaggcaagaataggtcaaaaatagtatcaaaaacttcaaaaacagtgacataacttGTAAAAGTAGAAggacagtagaaggaaggaaggcaagaataggtccaaagaaggcgacacaaatgtcacatttttagtaggaaaaaaaaaaaagtctaagtaaagaggaacaatgttctggacaacagccttgtaactattaaacattttgttaaatatctcacgtaccccctgcaatcctccaaagtacccctaggggtacacgtacccccatttgagaaacactgttttAAGGTGACAGCGCAAGTGCATTAattatacagacacacaaacacgcagtACCATAACACCAAACGTCTGTAGTCTCAGATGTGTGTAATCCTGGGCCCTTTCTAAACCCCAGGGCGTGAAACTTAAACTCCCAGTCAGAGACAGACGACAGATAAAAGTTGAGAGCGCTGGAAGATGGATGAGGTAGAAAACAAGAATCATCTCCTAGGCGGCATTTCCTCTAACGTAAATGAAATGCAATTTAGAAAGCTGCTGAGGGGGACATTTTTTACTGAGCGAGGTAGTCTGTCATCCAGGAGTTGACAGTTTGTTTTGGGAAAGTGTAGGTGCTGCCCTCTATGGGGCGAAATGTGACAATGCATGGTAATGTGACGCTGAATAAGTAACAAGACTTACAATCCTGTGTTAGAATTAATGGAAAATCTTTGTCAAGAATCGACATTTACCTGTGTAACAAGGGCTTCGCTTGAAAATTGTGATGATTCGATTTGTGAGGGAACGCTGACGTCGTTTACTGGGACatcacctgcagagagagaataACGAAATTGCTTTGGGTCTAAATGCTTGAGAatgagtttttttcccctccacataccacagacacacacattctaaACCTGGAAAACAACAGAGCAAGCTTTGGTAGatataaacaacaaaataataagaCGTATTGTGCTGCTTAATCTCAGCAGGTTGCAAACTCGTACATAAAAACTATTTTGGTTACTGAGAATAAACTTACATTCATCTGGCGTTCCAAATAAGTCCACAGATGCTTGGCTGGAATTAACACCGTCAGGGCTGGGGCATGCAGGTGGACGGCTCAACTGTTTTGCTCCACAAACTGTAGCATCCTCACATCTATTAGCTTCACTGGAGCCTTCCAACTCCTTTGTCACCGCAGAGGGAAGAGCAGATGTTCCAAAAATGTCTGTCCAAGTTGGTAATCCCTCTTCACTGCTGTCTGACTCCAATGAAGAGTCGAGCCTCTGGGCCCTTGTCCTCTTCCTGGACATCCTATTGATGGAAGAATTGGCACTGAGCTCTCCACTACCATGGCTGTCCGACTGTGCTTCGTGGACAATTTGTACAACAGGTATTCCAAGGCCATCAGGAGTTAAAGAGCACTCTGCGTTTAAAAGACGTTCAGCGGTGTTGACTGAATGTATTCCAATAGCAGCTGAATGGCACACCGAAATGCTGTCTCTTATCGCCCTTCCTCTGCCGGCACCCCTCTCGGTAGAATCAAGCTGTTTCTCTGTGATTTGAGAATAATTTGAGGGTTCGTTTGGCTCCTCGCGTTCAGCGGCTGTGAAGCAGAGCCCAGAATCGACTACTTGAGACACAACAGAAAGATGAGGACTTTCTATTTCACGTTTTGAAACTTTATTTGGAGTGAGGGCGCTGCTGACACTATTGGAGACACCGTTACCGCCAGCGCTGTCCTGACTGCTACCAGGGATCGATGCTTCTACCACCATTTGAtccggtttctcaacaactggTTTTCTTGTCGGGGCGGGTGAAAAGGAAGGGGATATCAAATCACTGCAAGATGAGTTTTTATTGTCTCCTAATGCCTCTTGGTTGGTGAGTTCAGATGCCTTTGTGTACATCTGATTTTTCGCAGATTCAACACCAGAACAAAGACGCTGGTTTTCCTGTGCTTTGGCACCCTGCAAGTTTTCTTGGTCTAAACCACGGCTCCTTTTCGAATTTGAACCGCCAAGATGGAAAGATTTCCTTTTAATGGCTTTGAAGCTCTTGAGAAGTTGCTCTGTGTCCAGTTCACTGTCATTATTATCCTCCTCATGTTCTGTTCCAGCACATTTCCTCTGGCTAGGGAAAGTTTCCAACTGAATATTGTTTGGGAGATGATTTGTTGGATTGTCACTTTCAAGTGTTGGATCGACCACAGCTGCTTCAGTTGGACTTGTAGATCTTGGGACAACAGTGACATAACATGCACTAGCTTCAGGCAAGGCTTTAGCATTTGGCACTTCAGCAAGGGACTTTTTAACATCTTCGGTTGGTCTCATAGAAGATGTTCTCTCATCAGACTCCATGTTTTCTATTTCTTCTATATCTTGATCATAAATACATCCGTTTCTTTCAGCCAcctttgtcatgttttcattCGTGGATGGTGATGCCGTATTATCCAATGTTCCATCTTTAGCTTCCTCAGATTgctttccaacatttttttcagCTTTATTGGCTTTCAAGTTTGCTTTCTTGTGACCTTCTTGGATTTCTTCAGTGAAGAGTTGAAGTCTTCTACTTCTCCTCGTGCTCCTCATGACAGAGGTTTCTTGGTCTTCGCTGCTAGGGTAATTCTCAATATGAACTTGAACTTCTCCTGACCTTGGTCTAGTCTTAGGAATAGCTTCTCCATTTTTAACTCCAACCAGAACAAGGGGTTTCGGAACTCTAGCAGGCTTGGCTTTTTCCAACCTCATGTTTTTACCTTTCCTCTTGTCAGTTTTCTTTTGCTCAGTACTTTCTGAATTTGCCTTAGCTTGCTCTTGCAAATCACTGTCGAAGGGGTGCAGACTGTTGCGCGTACTTTTCTTTGACTTTCTGTCTGTTAGCTGTTGTCCAATATCAAACACGGGACAGGAAACCTCATCTTTTCCattctttttgtcactttccgGAAAGTTGTTTGACTCTTCCTCATATTTGTCTATATCATTTTTCTTCATGGCCTCGATGTGTTCTGCttctttaaaaatgtcactGCTGGTGTCATTTACTTCTTCTAACCTT is a window of Sander vitreus isolate 19-12246 chromosome 21, sanVit1, whole genome shotgun sequence DNA encoding:
- the LOC144536145 gene encoding uncharacterized protein LOC144536145 isoform X3, translating into MCVCFSLYRSLQESPGFQRLVTGLQDMIQAYEHDTGTNYLTGMSQQKGQSGVTDAEAAAHCHDMSFGNTPGNVEIVDNDDLSRSHSSTIAAQNGFARLMELEDTSPLTTENDGLDSGLGEAPPTSDKRMRSPTDDMEPVETEMSQVVKIATAIHKTRGNKRFHKLEEASLCTSLIPDEIEHQPLRKSSRKKQKTDLESDKILKEKQKKSLEKVAEWLMNVPTEGSLELEKPNEDTDDSDSCSSTSTIDVKQHNSNVNPGRVDRAKALEEQVFGAVYKRERRGSRVVSPPLNVFVEPSTTKETQTVSKRRKNALTPDECMKTGSEDKSASDMEEAQQRLEEVNDTSSDIFKEAEHIEAMKKNDIDKYEEESNNFPESDKKNGKDEVSCPVFDIGQQLTDRKSKKSTRNSLHPFDSDLQEQAKANSESTEQKKTDKRKGKNMRLEKAKPARVPKPLVLVGVKNGEAIPKTRPRSGEVQVHIENYPSSEDQETSVMRSTRRSRRLQLFTEEIQEGHKKANLKANKAEKNVGKQSEEAKDGTLDNTASPSTNENMTKVAERNGCIYDQDIEEIENMESDERTSSMRPTEDVKKSLAEVPNAKALPEASACYVTVVPRSTSPTEAAVVDPTLESDNPTNHLPNNIQLETFPSQRKCAGTEHEEDNNDSELDTEQLLKSFKAIKRKSFHLGGSNSKRSRGLDQENLQGAKAQENQRLCSGVESAKNQMYTKASELTNQEALGDNKNSSCSDLISPSFSPAPTRKPVVEKPDQMVVEASIPGSSQDSAGGNGVSNSVSSALTPNKVSKREIESPHLSVVSQVVDSGLCFTAAEREEPNEPSNYSQITEKQLDSTERGAGRGRAIRDSISVCHSAAIGIHSVNTAERLLNAECSLTPDGLGIPVVQIVHEAQSDSHGSGELSANSSINRMSRKRTRAQRLDSSLESDSSEEGLPTWTDIFGTSALPSAVTKELEGSSEANRCEDATVCGAKQLSRPPACPSPDGVNSSQASVDLFGTPDECDVPVNDVSVPSQIESSQFSSEALVTQQKIEMQKELVRLEKLMALVTEVLQEKEGSPAKEVSLKTIQSSKTTGPDAHIPLPCDQDRGQGSDWKAVPEVEQEPSTRPSDGKEVIQPSGSKHGSTAEMAVQRSTHTGQSVKGTGASKTPCSSSAAKTLKSNESPSDGQEDKENNTPPRDRSKAKMVLVSSGLGPNEQIMVKRFARRVGARVVSQVTPEVTHIIMHTDEQLVCERTLKYFLGIAGRKWVVSFQWISECFKLKKLLDESVFEVRGDVVNGPSHQGPMRARTTEDDNLLLKGYTICFQGPFADMTTDEMEWMVELCGAAVVKDPLLLDSKQKSHQLVIVQPGSESSLSSTYSSLSRQATVVTRGWLLDTVATYTLQNYNKYTT